A single genomic interval of Malania oleifera isolate guangnan ecotype guangnan chromosome 11, ASM2987363v1, whole genome shotgun sequence harbors:
- the LOC131168560 gene encoding uncharacterized protein LOC131168560 isoform X2, whose product MGGKCPHRKVKKRRYSHKTFRRSKFLHKGEDAVFEELQKTENEKKPLPLDDDLPGMGQFYCLHCDRYFSNVSVRDEHFKTKRHKKRVKQMMGPAPHTQLDAELAAGMGMPDNGPKPMSMRD is encoded by the exons ATGGGAGGAAAATGCCCTCACAGGAAAGTCAAGAAGAGAAGATATTCTCACAAGACATTTCGCCGCTCTAAATTCCTCCACAAAG GGGAGGACGCTGTGTTCGAGGAGCTTCAGAAGACTGAGAACGAAAAGAAACCCTTACCCTTGGATGATGACCTTCCTGGAATGGGCCAATTTTATTGCTTACACTGCga TCGATACTTTTCGAATGTGTCAGTGAGGGATGAACATTTCAAGACAAAGCGCCATAAGAAGCG TGTAAAGCAAATGATGGGGCCTGCACCCCATACTCAACTTGACGCGGAGTTAGCTGCTGGGATGGGTATGCCAGATAATGGTCCAAAGCCTATGTCAAT
- the LOC131168560 gene encoding uncharacterized protein LOC131168560 isoform X1 — MGGKCPHRKVKKRRYSHKTFRRSKFLHKGEDAVFEELQKTENEKKPLPLDDDLPGMGQFYCLHCDRYFSNVSVRDEHFKTKRHKKRVKQMMGPAPHTQLDAELAAGMGMPDNGPKPMSMVNIDCLDY; from the exons ATGGGAGGAAAATGCCCTCACAGGAAAGTCAAGAAGAGAAGATATTCTCACAAGACATTTCGCCGCTCTAAATTCCTCCACAAAG GGGAGGACGCTGTGTTCGAGGAGCTTCAGAAGACTGAGAACGAAAAGAAACCCTTACCCTTGGATGATGACCTTCCTGGAATGGGCCAATTTTATTGCTTACACTGCga TCGATACTTTTCGAATGTGTCAGTGAGGGATGAACATTTCAAGACAAAGCGCCATAAGAAGCG TGTAAAGCAAATGATGGGGCCTGCACCCCATACTCAACTTGACGCGGAGTTAGCTGCTGGGATGGGTATGCCAGATAATGGTCCAAAGCCTATGTCAAT